A genomic stretch from Miscanthus floridulus cultivar M001 unplaced genomic scaffold, ASM1932011v1 os_1164, whole genome shotgun sequence includes:
- the LOC136533749 gene encoding probable aquaporin PIP2-7 isoform X2, whose protein sequence is MSETDVAIKMEAEAAAKAPYRDAPPALLLDTSELKKWCLYRALIAEFMATLIFLYVSIATVIGYKNQSMAEACTGVGFLGVAWSFGATIFILVYCTSGISGGHINPAVTFGLFVGRKLSLVRTLLYIVAQCLGAICGVGIVKGIMKHPYNSLGGGANEVSTGYTIGGALAAEIVGTFILVYTVFSATDPKHTACDCPFVPVLLPLPIGFAVFVVHLATIPITGTGINPARSLGAAVLYNQHAAWKDHWIFWVGPLIGATVAALYHKLVLRGEAARSR, encoded by the exons ATGTCGGAGACGGACGTGGCCATCAAGATGGAGGCAGAGGCCGCCGCGAAGGCGCCGTACAGGGATGCGCCGCCGGCCCTGCTGCTGGACACGAGCGAGCTGAAGAAGTGGTGCCTGTACCGTGCGCTCATCGCCGAGTTCATGGCCACCCTCATCTTCCTCTACGTGAGCATCGCGACCGTCATCGGGTACAAGAACCAGTCCATGGCCGAAGCGTGCACCGGTgtcggcttcctcggcgtcgcCTGGTCCTTCGGCGCCACCATCTTCATCCTCGTCTACTGCACCAGCGGCATCTCAG GTGGGCACATCAACCCGGCCGTGACGTTCGGGCTGTTCGTGGGGCGGAAGCTGTCGCTGGTGCGCACCCTGCTGTACATCGTGGCGCAGTGCCTGGGCGCCATCTGCGGCGTGGGCATCGTGAAGGGGATCATGAAGCACCCCTACAACTCCCTCGGTGGCGGCGCCAACGAGGTGTCCACCGGCTACACCATCGGGGGAGCCCTCGCCGCCGAGATCGTCGGCACGTTCATCCTCGTGTACACCGTCTTCTCCGCCACCGACCCCAAGCACACGGCGTGCGACTGCCCCTTCGTCCCC GTGCTTCTGCCGCTGCCGATTGGGTTCGCGGTGTTCGTGGTTCACCTGGCGACCATTCCAATCACCGGCACGGGCATCAACCCGGCCAGGAGCCTCGGCGCCGCCGTCCTCTACAACCAGCACGCAGCATGGAAAGACCAT TGGATCTTCTGGGTTGGGCCGCTGATCGGGGCGACGGTGGCGGCGTTGTACCACAAGCTCGTGCTGCGCGGGGAGGCCGCGCGAAGCCGTTGA
- the LOC136533749 gene encoding probable aquaporin PIP2-7 isoform X1 produces MSETDVAIKMEAEAAAKAPYRDAPPALLLDTSELKKWCLYRALIAEFMATLIFLYVSIATVIGYKNQSMAEACTGVGFLGVAWSFGATIFILVYCTSGISGGHINPAVTFGLFVGRKLSLVRTLLYIVAQCLGAICGVGIVKGIMKHPYNSLGGGANEVSTGYTIGGALAAEIVGTFILVYTVFSATDPKHTACDCPFVPVRAPRLLDFHACSCYKCNVLIRGRACVQVLLPLPIGFAVFVVHLATIPITGTGINPARSLGAAVLYNQHAAWKDHWIFWVGPLIGATVAALYHKLVLRGEAARSR; encoded by the exons ATGTCGGAGACGGACGTGGCCATCAAGATGGAGGCAGAGGCCGCCGCGAAGGCGCCGTACAGGGATGCGCCGCCGGCCCTGCTGCTGGACACGAGCGAGCTGAAGAAGTGGTGCCTGTACCGTGCGCTCATCGCCGAGTTCATGGCCACCCTCATCTTCCTCTACGTGAGCATCGCGACCGTCATCGGGTACAAGAACCAGTCCATGGCCGAAGCGTGCACCGGTgtcggcttcctcggcgtcgcCTGGTCCTTCGGCGCCACCATCTTCATCCTCGTCTACTGCACCAGCGGCATCTCAG GTGGGCACATCAACCCGGCCGTGACGTTCGGGCTGTTCGTGGGGCGGAAGCTGTCGCTGGTGCGCACCCTGCTGTACATCGTGGCGCAGTGCCTGGGCGCCATCTGCGGCGTGGGCATCGTGAAGGGGATCATGAAGCACCCCTACAACTCCCTCGGTGGCGGCGCCAACGAGGTGTCCACCGGCTACACCATCGGGGGAGCCCTCGCCGCCGAGATCGTCGGCACGTTCATCCTCGTGTACACCGTCTTCTCCGCCACCGACCCCAAGCACACGGCGTGCGACTGCCCCTTCGTCCCCGTACGAGCGCCTCGGCTCCTGGACTTCCACGCCTGCTCCTGCTACAAGTGCAATGTGCTAATCCGTGGCCGTGCGTGCGTGCAGGTGCTTCTGCCGCTGCCGATTGGGTTCGCGGTGTTCGTGGTTCACCTGGCGACCATTCCAATCACCGGCACGGGCATCAACCCGGCCAGGAGCCTCGGCGCCGCCGTCCTCTACAACCAGCACGCAGCATGGAAAGACCAT TGGATCTTCTGGGTTGGGCCGCTGATCGGGGCGACGGTGGCGGCGTTGTACCACAAGCTCGTGCTGCGCGGGGAGGCCGCGCGAAGCCGTTGA